From Halotia branconii CENA392, the proteins below share one genomic window:
- the atpA gene encoding F0F1 ATP synthase subunit alpha, giving the protein MSISIRPDEISNIIQQQIEQYDQEVKVANVGTVLQVGDGIARIYGLEKAMAGELLEFEDGTVGIAQNLEEDNVGAVLMGEGLEIQEGSSVTATGRIAQVPVGEALIGRVVDALGRPIDGKGDIKTSDSRLIESPAPGIIARRSVHEPMQTGITAIDSMIPIGRGQRELIIGDRQTGKTAIAIDTIINQKSEDVVCVYVAVGQKASTVANVVQTLQEKGAMDYTIVVAASASDPATLQYLAPYTGATLAEYFMYNGKATLVIYDDLSKQAQAYRQMSLLLRRPPGREAYPGDVFYIHSRLLERAAKLSDELGKGSMTALPIIETQAGDVSAYIPTNVISITDGQIFLSSDLFNAGIRPAVNPGISVSRVGSAAQTKAMKKVAGKIKLELAQFDDLQAFAQFASDLDKATQDQLARGQRLRELLKQPQNAPLSVYEQVAILYAGINGYLDDVPVDQVTNFTKGLREYLKTGKPQYTEAVQTKKVLGDDEETALKEALTEYKKTFKAAA; this is encoded by the coding sequence ATGAGCATTTCAATTAGACCTGACGAAATTAGTAACATTATTCAACAGCAAATCGAGCAATACGACCAAGAAGTCAAAGTTGCTAACGTTGGTACTGTCCTGCAAGTCGGTGACGGTATTGCCCGGATTTATGGTCTAGAAAAGGCTATGGCTGGGGAACTGTTGGAATTTGAAGACGGCACAGTCGGCATCGCCCAGAACTTAGAAGAAGACAACGTGGGCGCGGTATTAATGGGTGAAGGTTTAGAAATTCAAGAAGGTAGCTCCGTTACCGCCACAGGTAGAATTGCCCAAGTACCAGTCGGGGAAGCTTTAATTGGCAGAGTTGTCGATGCTTTGGGTCGTCCCATCGATGGCAAAGGAGATATCAAAACATCAGACAGCCGTTTGATTGAATCTCCAGCCCCCGGTATTATTGCTCGTCGGTCTGTACACGAACCGATGCAAACGGGTATCACAGCTATTGACTCCATGATTCCCATTGGTCGTGGTCAGCGGGAATTAATTATTGGCGATCGCCAAACCGGAAAAACTGCGATCGCAATTGACACAATCATTAACCAAAAATCAGAAGATGTAGTCTGTGTTTACGTAGCCGTTGGTCAAAAAGCTTCTACCGTTGCTAACGTCGTACAAACACTACAAGAAAAAGGCGCAATGGATTACACCATTGTCGTTGCCGCTAGTGCCAGTGACCCAGCAACTCTACAATATCTAGCTCCTTACACCGGGGCAACTCTTGCTGAGTACTTTATGTACAATGGCAAAGCAACCTTGGTGATTTACGATGATCTCTCCAAGCAAGCTCAAGCTTATCGCCAAATGTCCTTGCTGCTACGTCGTCCACCCGGACGGGAAGCTTACCCCGGAGATGTATTCTACATCCACTCTCGCTTATTAGAAAGAGCAGCTAAATTAAGCGACGAATTGGGTAAAGGTAGCATGACAGCCCTACCAATTATCGAAACCCAAGCAGGTGACGTTTCTGCCTACATCCCCACCAACGTAATTTCCATTACCGACGGTCAGATCTTCTTATCTTCTGACTTATTTAACGCTGGTATCCGTCCAGCTGTAAACCCCGGTATTTCCGTATCCCGCGTAGGTTCTGCGGCTCAAACCAAGGCAATGAAAAAAGTTGCCGGTAAGATTAAGTTGGAACTAGCACAATTTGATGACCTGCAAGCCTTCGCACAATTTGCTTCTGACTTAGATAAAGCTACCCAAGATCAGTTGGCACGGGGTCAACGGTTACGGGAATTGCTCAAACAACCACAAAATGCTCCACTTTCGGTATACGAGCAAGTGGCAATTCTCTACGCTGGTATTAACGGTTACTTAGATGATGTTCCTGTAGACCAAGTAACTAACTTTACTAAAGGTCTACGTGAGTACTTAAAGACTGGTAAACCTCAGTACACCGAAGCAGTACAAACAAAGAAAGTACTAGGTGATGACGAAGAAACAGCCTTAAAAGAAGCGCTCACCGAGTACAAGAAGACCTTCAAAGCCGCAGCGTAA
- a CDS encoding XisI protein produces the protein MEGINYSQIIQNILSNHSANDVANGTEVQLLFDTERHHYQVLNIGWKEQRRIYGVIIHVDIKDKKIWIQRDGTEIGIANELIAAGVPKKDIVLGFHAPYKREFTDFAIG, from the coding sequence ATGGAAGGAATAAACTACTCTCAAATCATTCAAAATATTTTAAGTAACCATTCCGCTAATGATGTGGCTAATGGCACAGAAGTTCAGTTGTTATTTGACACAGAACGCCATCATTATCAAGTCTTAAATATTGGCTGGAAAGAACAACGGAGAATTTATGGAGTCATAATTCATGTTGATATTAAAGACAAGAAAATTTGGATACAAAGAGATGGCACAGAAATCGGCATCGCTAACGAATTAATCGCTGCTGGTGTACCTAAAAAAGATATTGTATTAGGATTTCATGCTCCTTATAAACGCGAATTTACCGATTTTGCTATTGGATAA
- the atpE gene encoding ATP synthase F0 subunit C, translating to MDPLVSAASVLAAALAIGLAAIGPGIGQGNAAGQAVEGIARQPEAEGKIRGTLLLTLAFMESLTIYGLVIALVLLFANPFS from the coding sequence ATGGATCCATTAGTTTCTGCTGCTTCAGTTCTGGCTGCTGCTCTAGCAATTGGTTTAGCTGCAATCGGCCCTGGTATTGGTCAAGGAAATGCCGCAGGTCAAGCAGTAGAAGGTATTGCTCGTCAACCCGAAGCAGAAGGCAAAATTCGGGGTACTTTGCTATTAACCTTGGCTTTCATGGAATCCCTGACTATCTATGGTCTAGTGATTGCCCTGGTATTACTGTTTGCTAACCCCTTCTCGTAA
- the atpH gene encoding ATP synthase F1 subunit delta, producing MKSSVETVEVAQPYAQALMSIAQSKNLTEEFGEDARSLLNLLKNSEQLQNFIDNPFIQPENKKGVISQIMGESANSYLRNFLLLLVDKRRIAFLEPILQQYLALLRQLNKTVLAEVTSAVPLSPEQQQAIEQKVIAITNARQVELETKVDRELIGGVIIKVGSQVIDASLRGQLRRLSLRLSS from the coding sequence ATGAAAAGTAGTGTAGAAACAGTTGAAGTTGCCCAACCTTACGCACAGGCGTTGATGTCGATAGCGCAATCAAAAAACCTGACAGAAGAATTTGGCGAAGATGCACGCTCTTTATTGAATTTATTAAAAAATTCGGAGCAGCTGCAAAACTTCATTGATAACCCCTTTATTCAGCCTGAGAATAAAAAAGGAGTTATTAGCCAAATCATGGGTGAAAGCGCTAACTCCTACTTACGTAATTTTTTGTTGCTGTTAGTAGACAAACGACGCATTGCGTTCTTAGAACCGATTTTACAGCAATATTTGGCGTTATTGCGGCAGTTAAATAAAACCGTCTTAGCGGAAGTTACATCTGCTGTTCCTTTATCACCAGAGCAGCAACAGGCAATTGAACAAAAAGTAATTGCGATTACCAATGCTCGCCAGGTAGAACTAGAAACCAAGGTAGACCGCGAGTTAATTGGTGGGGTGATTATCAAAGTAGGTTCGCAGGTAATTGATGCCAGTTTACGGGGTCAATTACGCCGTCTTTCTTTGCGTTTAAGCAGCTAG
- a CDS encoding barstar family protein — protein MTDLTWCPAERYVILYDHADIFAQAEPTEYQLALDIFNSAKEYWEANNITLKFLAINE, from the coding sequence ATTACCGATTTAACATGGTGTCCGGCTGAGAGATATGTCATATTGTATGACCATGCTGATATCTTTGCTCAAGCTGAACCAACAGAGTACCAACTAGCATTGGATATTTTTAATTCAGCCAAAGAATACTGGGAAGCGAATAATATTACTTTGAAGTTTTTAGCTATAAACGAATAA
- a CDS encoding class I SAM-dependent methyltransferase encodes MSDSQAVSAAVAKLYNTYPFPPDPLLNEPPPGYNWRWNWLAAYSFCTGQKPQKQDIRILDAGCGTGVGTEYLVHLNPQAAVVGIDLSAGALAVAKERCQRSRADRVEFHHLSLFDVEQIQGEFDLINCVGVLHHTPDPIRGIQALAKKLAPSGLMHIFVYGELGRWEIQLMQKAIALLQGDKKGDYRDGVQVGRQVFASLPESNRLVKYEKQRWSLENQRDECFADMYVHPQEIDYNVETLFELIDASGLEFIGFSNPSFWDLERLLSKAPELVERAKNLSDCQRYRLIELLDPEVTHYEFFLGRPPLMQTDWSNDQVLLKAIPERNPCMDGWPSQCIFNHDYQIVKLSTEEFEFLQACDGKLTVAEILTDVELGLEQVRSLCKQQLLMLTK; translated from the coding sequence ATGTCCGACTCCCAAGCTGTAAGCGCTGCTGTTGCCAAACTCTACAATACCTATCCTTTTCCGCCAGACCCTTTATTAAATGAACCGCCTCCAGGTTATAACTGGCGCTGGAATTGGCTAGCCGCTTATAGCTTCTGCACTGGTCAAAAACCCCAAAAGCAAGACATCCGCATTTTAGATGCTGGTTGTGGTACTGGGGTAGGCACAGAATATTTGGTACACCTCAATCCCCAAGCTGCTGTAGTGGGAATTGACCTCAGTGCTGGGGCTTTAGCAGTAGCAAAAGAGCGTTGTCAGCGTTCTAGAGCCGATCGCGTTGAGTTTCATCATCTCAGTTTGTTTGATGTGGAACAAATACAAGGGGAGTTTGATTTAATTAACTGTGTTGGCGTTTTGCATCATACCCCTGATCCAATTCGTGGTATTCAAGCCTTGGCGAAAAAACTAGCTCCAAGTGGCTTGATGCATATTTTTGTCTATGGAGAGTTGGGGCGCTGGGAAATTCAACTCATGCAAAAAGCGATCGCTCTTCTCCAAGGTGACAAAAAAGGCGACTACCGCGATGGTGTACAAGTCGGGCGACAAGTATTTGCTTCCTTACCAGAAAGTAACCGTCTTGTCAAATACGAAAAACAACGTTGGTCATTAGAAAACCAACGGGATGAATGCTTTGCGGATATGTATGTTCATCCCCAGGAAATTGACTACAACGTCGAGACATTGTTTGAATTAATTGATGCTTCAGGCTTGGAATTTATTGGCTTTTCCAATCCTAGTTTTTGGGACTTGGAAAGACTGTTGAGTAAAGCACCAGAATTAGTAGAACGGGCAAAGAACTTGAGCGATTGCCAACGTTATCGCTTGATAGAATTACTAGACCCAGAAGTAACTCATTACGAGTTTTTCTTAGGTCGTCCTCCCTTAATGCAAACCGATTGGTCAAACGATCAGGTTTTACTAAAGGCAATTCCCGAACGGAATCCTTGCATGGATGGATGGCCTAGCCAATGTATATTTAACCACGATTATCAAATTGTCAAATTATCCACAGAAGAGTTTGAGTTTTTGCAAGCTTGTGATGGTAAATTAACAGTGGCAGAGATATTAACAGATGTAGAGTTGGGATTAGAGCAAGTGCGATCGCTTTGCAAGCAGCAACTTTTAATGCTAACCAAATAA
- the folP gene encoding dihydropteroate synthase, with translation MSSKLIIRDRCFNWGQRTYIMGVLNVTPDSFSDGGEFNHISGALAQAQAMVAAGADIIDVGGQSTRPGAEQITLAEELNRVLTVLRVLREKISVPISVDTTRATVAKAAVEVGADMINDISGGTFDSDMLPTVVSLDVPIVLMHIRGTPQTMQQMTNYQDVMQEIISFLTQQIAIATATGINQNKIIIDPGIGFAKNYEQNLEIFRRLSALKSLNCPILVGASRKSFIGRILNQPEPKARVWGTAAACCAAIFNGADILRVHDVKEIREVSLVADALFRQSPQSN, from the coding sequence ATGTCAAGCAAGCTAATAATTCGCGATCGCTGTTTCAATTGGGGACAGCGTACTTATATTATGGGTGTTTTGAATGTCACACCTGATAGTTTTAGCGATGGCGGTGAATTTAATCATATTTCTGGGGCTTTAGCTCAAGCACAAGCAATGGTAGCAGCGGGCGCTGACATTATTGATGTCGGTGGTCAATCAACTCGGCCAGGAGCAGAACAAATAACTCTTGCAGAAGAACTAAATCGAGTATTAACGGTGTTGCGTGTATTGCGAGAAAAAATTTCAGTACCCATTTCTGTGGATACAACTAGGGCAACTGTCGCCAAAGCTGCTGTAGAAGTTGGAGCAGATATGATCAATGATATTTCTGGTGGCACATTTGACTCAGATATGTTGCCAACAGTAGTCAGTTTAGATGTGCCGATAGTGTTGATGCATATTCGCGGAACACCGCAGACAATGCAACAAATGACTAATTATCAAGATGTGATGCAGGAGATTATAAGTTTTTTAACTCAACAAATTGCGATCGCTACTGCTACAGGTATTAATCAAAATAAAATTATTATTGATCCTGGTATTGGCTTTGCCAAGAACTATGAGCAAAATTTAGAAATTTTCCGCCGCCTATCTGCATTGAAATCATTAAATTGCCCTATTTTGGTAGGAGCATCTCGTAAAAGTTTCATTGGTCGCATTTTAAATCAACCAGAGCCAAAAGCCCGAGTCTGGGGAACGGCAGCAGCATGTTGTGCTGCTATTTTTAATGGCGCGGATATACTACGCGTACATGATGTTAAAGAAATACGCGAGGTATCGCTAGTTGCAGATGCGCTATTTCGACAGTCTCCACAATCAAATTGA
- the tpiA gene encoding triose-phosphate isomerase has product MRKIVIAGNWKMFKTQAETQEFLRGFLPHLQETPQGREVLLCPPFTDLNLLSKSLHGSLIQLGAQNIHWEENGAYTGEISGPMLTESGVRYVIVGHSERRQYFGDTDATVNLRLKAAQKYGLTPILCVGETKQQRDAGETESLIINQLDKGLIDVDQDNLVIAYEPIWAIGTGDTCEAKEANRVIGLIRSQLSNPHVSIQYGGSVKPNNIDEIMAQPEIDGALVGGASLEPESFARIVNYK; this is encoded by the coding sequence GTGCGGAAAATCGTTATTGCCGGTAACTGGAAAATGTTCAAAACCCAGGCAGAAACTCAGGAGTTTCTACGAGGATTTCTGCCCCACTTACAAGAAACGCCCCAAGGGCGAGAAGTGTTATTGTGTCCTCCTTTCACTGATCTAAATCTTTTATCGAAGAGTTTGCACGGAAGCCTCATACAATTAGGGGCACAAAATATCCATTGGGAAGAAAATGGAGCCTACACAGGTGAAATTTCTGGCCCTATGCTCACAGAAAGTGGTGTACGTTATGTAATTGTTGGTCATAGTGAACGACGACAATACTTTGGAGACACAGACGCTACTGTCAATCTGCGCCTAAAGGCTGCTCAAAAGTATGGTCTGACTCCGATTTTATGTGTTGGCGAAACTAAGCAACAACGAGATGCTGGAGAAACTGAATCACTGATTATTAATCAGTTGGATAAAGGCTTGATCGATGTTGATCAGGATAATCTAGTTATTGCCTACGAACCCATTTGGGCGATTGGTACTGGTGACACTTGCGAAGCCAAAGAGGCAAATCGAGTCATTGGTCTGATTCGTAGTCAGTTGAGTAATCCTCATGTTTCAATTCAATACGGTGGTTCAGTGAAGCCCAACAATATTGATGAAATCATGGCTCAGCCTGAAATTGATGGCGCTCTTGTGGGAGGAGCAAGTCTAGAACCTGAAAGTTTTGCTCGGATTGTCAACTATAAATAA
- a CDS encoding F0F1 ATP synthase subunit B produces the protein MGIMGTFLLLAAEANAVHSEMAEGGFGLNLDIFETNLINLALLIGILFYFGRKVLSNILSERRSNIATAIQEAEGRLKEAQAALSQAQEQLTQSQAEAQRIRQAAQENAQASKEAMLARAAQDVERLKQTAAADLNTERDRALAELRQRVAAMALQKVESQLRAGIADDVQQSIIDRSIAQVEVS, from the coding sequence ATGGGTATCATGGGCACATTCTTATTACTTGCCGCAGAAGCTAACGCTGTTCACTCGGAAATGGCAGAAGGTGGTTTCGGTCTAAATTTAGATATTTTTGAAACCAATCTGATTAACCTAGCGCTTCTGATTGGCATATTATTTTACTTCGGACGTAAAGTTTTAAGCAATATATTGAGCGAGCGACGTTCTAATATTGCCACCGCAATTCAAGAAGCGGAAGGGCGTTTAAAAGAGGCACAGGCTGCTCTTTCTCAAGCACAAGAGCAGTTAACCCAGTCTCAGGCTGAGGCGCAACGCATCCGCCAAGCGGCACAAGAAAACGCCCAAGCTTCTAAAGAAGCGATGTTAGCACGGGCAGCCCAAGACGTAGAACGCTTGAAACAAACAGCAGCAGCCGACTTAAACACCGAAAGAGACCGAGCGCTTGCCGAGTTGCGACAACGGGTAGCTGCAATGGCATTGCAAAAAGTCGAATCACAACTGCGGGCTGGAATTGCTGACGATGTTCAGCAATCGATCATTGACCGCAGTATCGCCCAGGTGGAAGTAAGCTGA
- a CDS encoding XisH family protein, which yields MPSKDIFHQSVRTALEKDGWMITHDPLHLKVDDIEFFVDLGAERLLAAQKQGQKIAVEIKSFIGASEVTEFHLALGQTLNYRLALKKEEPERILYLAISQDTYQDFFSRQFIQDSLKEYQIKLLIFNSLNQDIVLWKE from the coding sequence ATGCCATCTAAAGATATATTCCATCAATCTGTCCGCACCGCTTTAGAAAAAGATGGTTGGATGATTACTCATGATCCGCTGCATCTAAAAGTTGATGACATTGAATTTTTTGTGGATTTAGGAGCAGAAAGACTATTAGCAGCACAAAAACAAGGTCAAAAAATAGCCGTAGAAATTAAATCATTTATAGGTGCATCGGAAGTAACGGAATTTCATCTTGCTTTAGGTCAAACCCTGAATTATCGGCTAGCATTAAAAAAAGAAGAACCAGAACGTATTTTATATCTAGCTATTAGCCAAGATACATACCAAGACTTTTTTTCACGTCAATTTATTCAAGATTCTTTAAAAGAATATCAAATTAAACTTTTAATATTTAATTCCTTAAATCAGGACATTGTTTTATGGAAGGAATAA
- a CDS encoding SPFH domain-containing protein codes for MEPLIAIVLALMGYALGSAKVINEGNEALVERLGRYHRKLTPGLNFIVPLVDTIVMEDTTREQILDIKPQKVITRDNVYLEVDGVVSWQITNMERTFYKIEDIQLALANLSTVELRAYIADRTLSETISSRNEMNQSLLQILNEISAEWGVRILRVDIQSITPPESVQKSMAEQQAAEIRKQATISTAEGERQAAIKRAQATKESIQILSEAMSSKAETKEILRYLVAQEQVEVSQKLGASTNAKIVFLNPSLTEGALDQMIGETGTHEGNNNGSEKNSL; via the coding sequence ATGGAACCACTTATTGCGATTGTCTTAGCACTCATGGGCTATGCCTTAGGATCTGCAAAAGTTATTAATGAAGGCAACGAAGCTTTGGTTGAACGTTTAGGGCGATATCATCGCAAACTAACGCCAGGTCTCAACTTCATCGTTCCCTTAGTTGATACCATCGTTATGGAAGATACTACACGAGAGCAGATTTTAGACATTAAGCCTCAGAAAGTGATTACCAGAGATAACGTCTACCTGGAAGTTGATGGCGTTGTCTCTTGGCAAATTACCAATATGGAGAGAACTTTTTATAAGATTGAGGATATTCAACTTGCGCTGGCTAACTTGTCAACAGTTGAACTTCGTGCCTACATTGCCGATAGAACTCTCTCGGAAACCATTTCCTCTAGAAATGAAATGAACCAATCCCTGTTGCAAATTTTGAACGAAATCAGTGCAGAATGGGGAGTGAGAATTTTGCGAGTGGATATTCAGAGCATTACACCACCTGAAAGCGTACAGAAGTCGATGGCAGAACAGCAAGCTGCTGAAATTAGAAAACAAGCAACGATTAGCACAGCAGAAGGAGAAAGGCAAGCTGCAATTAAAAGAGCGCAAGCCACCAAAGAATCAATCCAGATACTTTCTGAAGCGATGAGTTCTAAAGCGGAAACAAAAGAAATTTTGAGATATCTTGTGGCTCAAGAACAGGTAGAAGTTAGCCAAAAACTGGGTGCAAGTACCAATGCTAAAATTGTATTTCTCAACCCGTCATTAACAGAGGGAGCATTAGATCAAATGATTGGAGAGACAGGAACTCATGAAGGTAACAATAATGGGTCTGAGAAAAATTCCCTTTAG
- a CDS encoding F0F1 ATP synthase subunit gamma — translation MPNLKAIRDRIQSVKNTKKITEAMRLVAAARVRRAQEQVLATRPFADRLAQVLYGLQTRLRFEEANLPLLKKRQVKSVGLLVVSGDRGLCGGYNSNVIRRAENRTKELKAEGVDYTFVLVGRKATQYFQRRDQPIDATYTGLEQIPTAAEASKIADQLLSLFLSEKVDRIELVYTRFVSLVSSRPVVQTLLPLDPQGLEAADDEIFRLTTRGGQFEVERQKVTSQFRPLPRDMIFEQDPVQILDSLLPLYLSNQLLRALQESAASELAARMTAMSNATENAGELINTLTLSYNKARQAAITQELLEVVGGAEALT, via the coding sequence ATGCCCAATCTTAAAGCAATACGCGATCGCATTCAGTCGGTCAAAAACACCAAAAAAATTACAGAAGCAATGCGCTTAGTAGCTGCGGCTAGAGTGCGTCGCGCCCAAGAACAAGTATTAGCAACTCGCCCCTTTGCCGATCGCTTGGCACAAGTTTTGTATGGTTTACAAACCCGGCTGCGGTTTGAAGAAGCCAACCTACCACTGTTGAAAAAACGGCAAGTTAAGTCTGTAGGGCTATTGGTTGTTTCTGGCGATCGGGGCTTGTGTGGTGGCTATAACAGTAACGTCATCCGTCGTGCCGAAAACCGCACCAAGGAACTTAAGGCAGAAGGTGTAGATTATACATTTGTGCTTGTAGGGCGCAAAGCTACACAATACTTTCAACGCCGCGATCAGCCTATTGATGCTACTTACACAGGGTTAGAGCAAATCCCTACTGCCGCCGAAGCGAGTAAAATTGCCGATCAACTACTTTCTTTATTCCTTTCAGAAAAAGTAGACCGGATCGAGTTAGTTTACACCCGATTCGTCTCCTTGGTTAGCTCTCGTCCTGTAGTGCAAACTTTGCTACCCCTCGATCCTCAAGGATTAGAAGCCGCAGATGACGAAATCTTCCGTCTGACAACCCGTGGTGGTCAATTTGAAGTGGAACGGCAAAAAGTAACTAGCCAATTCCGCCCTTTACCCCGTGACATGATTTTCGAGCAAGATCCAGTGCAGATTCTCGATTCTCTGTTACCCCTATATTTGAGTAACCAACTCTTACGGGCATTGCAAGAATCGGCTGCGAGTGAACTAGCAGCACGAATGACAGCCATGAGTAATGCGACTGAAAATGCTGGTGAGTTGATTAACACCCTGACGCTGTCTTACAACAAAGCTCGGCAAGCTGCAATTACCCAAGAACTTTTAGAAGTTGTAGGTGGTGCAGAAGCGTTAACTTAA
- a CDS encoding F0F1 ATP synthase subunit B', whose protein sequence is MFDFDATLPFMALQFLLLAALLNVIFYKPLTKVLDDRDNYIRTNTLESRERLAKAERLAQEYEQQLADARRQSQATVEAAQAEAKEITALKIAEAQKEAQAQREQAAVEIEQQKQEAMRSLEQQVDALSRQILEKLLGPSFVR, encoded by the coding sequence ATGTTTGATTTCGATGCTACCTTGCCGTTCATGGCATTGCAATTTCTGCTATTAGCAGCTTTGTTAAATGTAATTTTCTATAAGCCACTGACCAAGGTACTAGACGATCGCGATAATTATATCCGAACGAATACCCTTGAATCACGGGAACGCTTGGCAAAAGCTGAACGTTTAGCTCAAGAATATGAGCAGCAGTTAGCAGATGCTCGCAGACAGTCACAAGCTACTGTAGAAGCAGCTCAAGCTGAAGCTAAGGAAATTACTGCTTTGAAAATTGCTGAAGCCCAAAAAGAAGCTCAAGCTCAACGAGAACAAGCTGCTGTGGAAATAGAGCAACAAAAGCAGGAAGCTATGCGCTCTTTAGAGCAACAAGTTGATGCTCTCAGTAGGCAGATTCTAGAAAAATTATTGGGGCCAAGTTTTGTAAGATAG
- the atpB gene encoding F0F1 ATP synthase subunit A, which yields MQMLSVLNAFNSFPLAELEVGHHFYWQLGNLKIHGQVFLTSWFVISILVVASLAATRNIQRIPSGIQNLMEYALEFIRDLAKSQLGEKEYRPWVPFIGTLFLFIFVSNWSGALIPWKLIHLPSGELAAPTNDINTTVALALLTSLAYFYAGFSKRGLGYFKKYIEPTPVLLPIAILEDFTKPLSLSFRLFGNILADELVVAVLVLLVPLFIPLPVMALGLFTSAIQALVFATLAGAYIHEAMEGHGGEEHEEH from the coding sequence ATGCAAATGCTTAGTGTCTTAAACGCCTTTAATTCTTTTCCCCTCGCCGAATTAGAAGTAGGTCACCATTTCTACTGGCAGTTGGGCAATCTTAAAATTCATGGGCAGGTTTTTCTCACCTCGTGGTTTGTGATTAGCATTCTAGTAGTAGCTTCACTAGCTGCGACTCGCAACATCCAAAGGATTCCCAGCGGCATCCAAAATTTGATGGAATATGCCCTAGAATTTATTCGAGATTTGGCAAAAAGCCAACTGGGTGAGAAAGAGTACCGCCCCTGGGTGCCATTTATTGGCACACTGTTCTTGTTTATCTTCGTATCGAACTGGTCAGGCGCGCTTATTCCCTGGAAGTTAATCCATCTGCCATCAGGTGAATTGGCGGCTCCTACTAATGATATCAATACGACCGTAGCATTGGCATTGCTGACTTCTTTAGCGTACTTTTACGCAGGTTTTAGCAAGCGAGGTTTAGGTTACTTCAAGAAATATATAGAACCAACACCCGTTCTTTTGCCGATCGCTATTCTAGAAGATTTTACTAAGCCCCTCTCCCTCAGTTTCCGTTTATTTGGCAATATATTAGCGGATGAGTTGGTAGTAGCGGTGCTGGTTCTACTTGTTCCTTTATTTATACCTCTGCCTGTAATGGCTTTGGGTTTGTTTACCAGTGCTATTCAAGCCTTGGTTTTTGCCACCCTAGCCGGAGCTTACATTCATGAGGCAATGGAGGGACATGGTGGAGAAGAGCATGAGGAGCATTAA
- a CDS encoding ATP synthase subunit I: MSLSDESISTSTPTTRQDDQSGSENTEPTNSMEEFYQLYQKLLKITLVLTGIIFISVWIYYSLNIALNYLIGACAGVVYLRMLAKDVERLSNEKNRLSKNRFALLIGLIVLASRWHELQILPIFLGFLTYKATLLVYMLQIAFIPDS; encoded by the coding sequence GTGAGCTTGTCAGACGAATCAATTTCTACTTCCACGCCGACAACAAGACAAGATGATCAATCTGGCTCTGAAAATACAGAACCAACAAATTCTATGGAAGAGTTTTATCAACTCTACCAGAAGTTGTTAAAAATCACACTTGTCTTAACGGGGATTATTTTTATCTCTGTGTGGATTTATTACTCTCTAAACATTGCCCTGAATTATTTAATTGGGGCGTGTGCAGGTGTGGTTTACTTAAGAATGCTGGCTAAAGACGTTGAGCGACTCAGTAATGAGAAAAACCGTCTGAGCAAAAACCGTTTTGCTTTGCTGATTGGGTTGATTGTATTAGCATCTCGATGGCACGAGCTACAGATTTTGCCCATATTTTTGGGATTTCTAACTTACAAAGCTACACTCCTCGTCTACATGTTGCAAATTGCGTTCATTCCTGATTCGTAA